A DNA window from Sulfitobacter noctilucicola contains the following coding sequences:
- a CDS encoding Rne/Rng family ribonuclease: MPKKMLIDATHAEETRVVVVDGNKVEEFDFESENKRQLAGNIYLAKVTRVEPSLQAAFVDYGGNRHGFLAFSEIHPDYYQIPVADRQALLEEERAYAEAQAAKDDDEPKPKKRSRSRSRSKPKAEEAASEDAKTTGEIEGMETVDLTDEDEVEVSEDEASSPMERVPESPVETPQSGEEDDSDGDDEASDSDASSSDGDNDDDNAEGDKGADATSKDDSIESVADEDDSDDIRPARKPRPKRYKIQEVIKVRQILLVQVVKEERGNKGAALTTYLSLAGRYCVLMPNTARGGGISRKITNAADRKKLKEIANEITVPRGAGLIVRTAGAKRTRAEIKRDYEYLQRLWEQIRELTLKSIAPHKIYEEGDLIKRSIRDLYNRDIDEVFVEGERGYRIAKDFMKMIMPSHAKNVKRYEESLPLFARYQVEGYLAGMFNPTVQLPSGGYIVIGVTEALVAIDVNSGRATKEGSIEQTATKTNLEAAAEVARQLRLRDLAGLIVIDFIDMDERRNNAAVEKMMKDKLKTDRARIQVGRISGFGLMEMSRQRLRPGMIEATTQPCHACHGTGLIRSDDNLALSIIRQMEEEGTRRRSREVLVKAPVGIANFLMNQKREHVAQIETRYGMSVRIEGDPHLVSPDFTMEKFKTATRRVPVAGDHIVSVDTSLMDQIDEADAEAADAAEAAEADEEKSQDNRPKNDHNGEHDGEGKPKRRRRRRRSRGGRGKNSNGENGSDETENQEGSDAQSDTDQKSEDAPAEDVKAEEGSTGKAKKPTTRSRSRTPKAKAEAEAATDADTTTASEVEAPAEQAEEKPKAESTRSRSSKAKKTEEAKDTGEAVTEGETPKEEKAAKPKTTRSRAKPKPKADDVEGEAPKPAKKAPAKKTTKAKAAPKSEEAPKEAEPVPVASAPVPEAEPAPAAAEPVAVKAEPAPEAPAAPAEKKPKKKGWWSLGR; the protein is encoded by the coding sequence ATGCCTAAGAAGATGCTTATCGACGCTACCCACGCGGAAGAAACCCGCGTTGTGGTGGTGGATGGAAACAAGGTTGAGGAATTCGACTTTGAATCTGAAAACAAACGCCAGCTAGCTGGTAACATTTATCTCGCCAAGGTGACGCGCGTTGAGCCGTCCTTGCAGGCGGCTTTCGTGGACTATGGTGGCAACCGCCATGGTTTCCTCGCGTTTTCCGAGATTCACCCCGATTATTACCAGATCCCCGTGGCTGACCGTCAGGCGCTGCTGGAAGAAGAGCGTGCCTATGCCGAAGCGCAAGCCGCTAAAGATGATGACGAGCCGAAGCCCAAGAAGCGGTCACGCTCGCGCAGCCGTTCCAAGCCTAAAGCCGAAGAGGCCGCGTCTGAGGATGCCAAGACCACTGGCGAAATCGAAGGGATGGAAACTGTTGACCTGACCGACGAGGACGAGGTCGAGGTGAGCGAAGACGAGGCGTCTTCTCCTATGGAGCGGGTGCCGGAATCCCCTGTGGAGACACCACAGTCCGGTGAAGAAGACGACAGTGATGGCGATGACGAAGCATCAGATAGTGACGCATCATCCAGCGATGGCGACAACGATGATGACAATGCCGAAGGTGACAAGGGTGCTGATGCCACGTCCAAGGATGACAGCATTGAATCTGTAGCCGATGAAGACGACAGCGACGACATCCGCCCGGCGCGCAAGCCCCGTCCAAAGCGCTATAAAATCCAGGAAGTGATCAAGGTCCGCCAGATCTTGCTGGTGCAGGTCGTCAAGGAAGAGCGCGGCAACAAAGGCGCTGCGCTGACCACATATCTGTCTCTTGCCGGTCGCTATTGCGTCCTGATGCCGAACACCGCCCGTGGCGGCGGTATCAGCCGCAAGATTACCAATGCCGCTGATCGCAAGAAGCTCAAGGAAATTGCCAACGAGATCACCGTGCCCCGTGGCGCGGGTCTCATCGTGCGCACCGCCGGTGCAAAACGCACGCGGGCGGAGATCAAGCGCGACTATGAATACCTCCAGCGTCTGTGGGAACAGATCCGCGAACTGACGCTGAAATCCATCGCGCCACACAAGATTTACGAAGAAGGCGACCTGATTAAACGGTCGATCCGTGATCTTTATAACCGCGATATCGACGAGGTGTTTGTCGAAGGCGAGCGCGGCTACCGCATCGCCAAGGACTTCATGAAGATGATCATGCCGTCCCACGCCAAAAACGTGAAACGCTACGAGGAATCGCTGCCGCTGTTCGCCCGCTATCAGGTCGAAGGCTATCTGGCGGGCATGTTCAACCCCACGGTACAGCTGCCCTCGGGGGGCTATATCGTGATCGGCGTGACCGAAGCGCTGGTGGCCATCGACGTGAACTCGGGCCGTGCCACCAAGGAAGGCAGCATCGAACAGACCGCGACCAAGACCAACCTCGAGGCCGCCGCCGAAGTGGCGCGCCAGTTGCGTCTGCGCGACCTTGCGGGTCTGATTGTCATCGACTTCATCGATATGGACGAGCGTCGTAACAACGCTGCCGTCGAAAAGATGATGAAAGACAAGCTCAAGACCGACCGTGCGCGTATTCAGGTGGGCCGTATCTCGGGCTTTGGTTTGATGGAAATGTCGCGCCAGCGCCTGCGCCCCGGCATGATCGAGGCGACAACACAGCCTTGTCACGCGTGTCACGGCACGGGCCTTATCCGGTCAGACGACAACCTCGCGCTGTCGATCATCCGCCAGATGGAAGAAGAAGGCACTCGCCGCCGTTCGCGCGAAGTGCTGGTCAAGGCACCGGTGGGCATCGCCAACTTCCTGATGAACCAGAAGCGTGAGCATGTCGCACAGATCGAGACACGCTATGGCATGTCCGTGCGTATCGAAGGGGATCCGCATCTGGTCAGCCCTGATTTCACAATGGAAAAGTTCAAGACAGCCACGCGCCGCGTGCCGGTTGCGGGCGATCACATCGTGTCGGTTGATACGTCCTTGATGGATCAGATCGACGAGGCGGATGCAGAAGCGGCAGATGCCGCTGAAGCCGCCGAAGCGGACGAGGAAAAATCTCAGGACAACCGTCCCAAGAACGATCACAACGGCGAACACGATGGGGAGGGTAAGCCCAAGCGCCGCCGTCGCCGTCGTCGCAGTCGTGGCGGCCGTGGCAAAAACTCCAACGGTGAGAACGGATCGGACGAGACGGAAAATCAGGAAGGTTCTGACGCGCAGTCTGACACCGACCAGAAATCCGAGGACGCACCGGCCGAGGATGTGAAAGCCGAGGAGGGCAGCACCGGGAAGGCGAAGAAGCCGACGACGCGCAGCCGTTCACGCACACCCAAGGCGAAGGCCGAGGCCGAAGCAGCGACCGATGCTGACACTACCACAGCGTCAGAGGTTGAAGCGCCAGCAGAGCAAGCCGAGGAAAAACCAAAGGCCGAGAGCACCCGCTCGCGCTCTAGCAAGGCCAAGAAGACGGAAGAGGCGAAGGACACCGGCGAAGCCGTGACGGAAGGGGAAACCCCGAAGGAAGAGAAAGCCGCCAAGCCCAAAACCACGCGCAGCCGCGCGAAGCCCAAGCCGAAGGCGGACGATGTCGAAGGGGAGGCCCCAAAGCCTGCCAAGAAGGCACCGGCCAAGAAAACCACGAAGGCGAAAGCTGCTCCGAAGTCCGAGGAGGCTCCCAAAGAGGCTGAACCGGTACCCGTTGCAAGTGCACCTGTCCCCGAAGCAGAGCCTGCGCCCGCTGCGGCGGAGCCGGTCGCTGTTAAGGCAGAACCCGCGCCAGAGGCACCTGCCGCACCGGCAGAAAAGAAGCCGAAGAAAAAAGGCTGGTGGTCACTGGGGCGCTAA
- a CDS encoding sulfurtransferase TusA family protein — translation MTIHDLDATGLLCPLPVLKLRKRLTALENGDVMRLRADDPAAIVDVPHFCAEAGHALIETSDEGAAQVYHVRKGG, via the coding sequence ATGACCATTCATGATCTTGATGCCACGGGACTGCTGTGTCCCCTTCCCGTCCTGAAATTGCGCAAGCGGCTGACCGCTTTGGAAAATGGCGATGTCATGCGTCTGAGGGCGGATGACCCCGCAGCCATCGTTGATGTGCCTCATTTTTGCGCCGAAGCGGGTCACGCCCTGATCGAGACGTCGGACGAAGGTGCTGCACAGGTCTATCACGTTCGTAAAGGCGGCTGA
- a CDS encoding cytochrome c biogenesis CcdA family protein: MIELIADNSVIDLALLPAMLVALVAGIISFLSPCVLPIVPPYLAYMSGVSLNEMADEALARRKATVAALFFVMGLSTVFLILGFTASAFGAFFLQNQVLFARISGVVIVIFGLHFLGVFRIPFLDQEARLDAGDKGGSSFGAYVLGLAFAFGWTPCIGPQLGAILSLAASEASVTKGTLLLGIYAAGLGIPFLLAAMFITRAMGVMNRIKPHMKTIERVMGGLLVLVGLMMVTGAFTSLAFWLLETFPALGRLG; the protein is encoded by the coding sequence ATGATTGAACTTATCGCAGACAACAGCGTCATTGATCTTGCTCTTTTGCCTGCCATGTTGGTGGCACTGGTTGCAGGGATCATCAGCTTTTTAAGTCCTTGCGTGCTGCCCATTGTACCGCCCTATCTGGCGTACATGAGCGGCGTGTCCTTGAACGAGATGGCGGACGAAGCTTTGGCGCGGCGCAAGGCGACAGTCGCCGCATTGTTCTTTGTGATGGGGCTGAGCACGGTCTTCCTGATCCTGGGCTTCACCGCGTCAGCATTCGGCGCGTTTTTCCTGCAAAATCAGGTGCTTTTCGCGCGCATTTCAGGCGTTGTCATCGTCATCTTCGGTCTGCATTTTTTGGGTGTTTTTCGCATCCCGTTTCTGGATCAGGAAGCGCGGCTTGATGCCGGCGACAAGGGCGGTTCCAGTTTCGGCGCTTATGTTCTGGGGCTGGCCTTTGCGTTTGGCTGGACGCCCTGCATCGGTCCGCAGTTGGGTGCAATTCTGTCACTTGCCGCGTCAGAAGCGTCAGTGACAAAAGGCACGCTGCTGCTGGGCATCTATGCCGCCGGGTTGGGGATTCCGTTTCTTTTGGCCGCGATGTTCATTACACGGGCAATGGGCGTGATGAACCGCATCAAGCCCCACATGAAAACGATTGAACGTGTGATGGGTGGTCTGCTGGTCCTCGTTGGGCTGATGATGGTGACAGGTGCTTTCACGTCACTGGCGTTCTGGTTGCTTGAGACGTTTCCGGCGCTCGGCCGGTTAGGCTAA
- a CDS encoding cytochrome P450: MTTPDLPPKPPSRPDRVSLWRYAKLFRADILSAQPARLYRAWMAEFRTPFFRSYLINQPELVKTVLKDRPDDFPKSERVSEGLRPLLGNSVFTTNGEAWKRQRRIIDPAFEGGRLRETFPAMWDAAEAAASRLAEHDGQVIEIEAQTSHAAADVIFRTLFSIPIEHHLARAVFEEFRVYQRSQPLMNIGAFVPLPKWMPRFFSKGTKVSAKKIRSLITRLTRDRMGQIEAGTAPDDLATKIMTTTDPVTGDVFDEEEMADHVAIFFLAGHETSASALAWTLYLMATHPDWQDKLAQEAQALDSCDFSVMSKLRLSRDVFREVLRLYPPVPMMVREAACPEHFRERDVKKGSQIVISPWHLHRQERLWNNPDGFDPTRWQTENGQKCSREAYVPFSAGARVCTGAGFAMVEGPLILSRILRDFRVTADPARVPVPVAHLTVRSDKGIWLRLERR; this comes from the coding sequence ATGACAACGCCCGATTTGCCGCCCAAACCGCCCAGCAGGCCCGATCGCGTGTCGCTTTGGCGCTATGCCAAGCTGTTTCGTGCGGACATCCTGTCGGCGCAACCTGCGCGGCTTTATCGCGCATGGATGGCCGAATTTCGCACGCCGTTCTTTCGCAGCTATCTCATCAACCAGCCAGAGCTTGTCAAAACTGTACTCAAGGACCGGCCGGACGACTTTCCAAAGTCCGAGCGTGTGAGCGAAGGTTTGCGCCCCCTGTTGGGGAATTCGGTGTTCACGACGAATGGCGAAGCATGGAAGCGCCAGCGCCGTATCATTGATCCAGCATTCGAGGGGGGCCGTCTGCGTGAGACATTTCCCGCCATGTGGGATGCCGCCGAAGCCGCGGCAAGCCGGTTGGCTGAGCACGACGGTCAGGTGATCGAGATCGAGGCGCAGACCAGCCACGCGGCCGCTGACGTGATCTTTCGCACGTTGTTTTCTATCCCTATCGAACACCACCTTGCGCGCGCCGTGTTCGAAGAATTCCGCGTCTATCAACGGTCTCAACCGCTGATGAATATTGGTGCCTTTGTTCCGCTTCCCAAATGGATGCCGCGCTTTTTCAGCAAGGGTACCAAGGTTAGTGCAAAAAAGATCCGATCACTGATTACCCGACTGACGCGTGACCGGATGGGACAGATTGAGGCAGGCACTGCGCCGGATGATCTGGCAACGAAGATCATGACCACAACCGATCCGGTGACCGGTGATGTTTTCGACGAAGAAGAGATGGCCGATCACGTCGCGATTTTCTTCTTGGCGGGCCATGAGACAAGTGCTTCGGCCCTTGCTTGGACTCTCTACCTGATGGCAACGCACCCTGACTGGCAGGACAAACTGGCGCAAGAGGCCCAGGCGCTCGATTCCTGCGACTTCAGTGTCATGTCCAAGCTACGGCTTAGCCGTGATGTTTTTCGCGAGGTGTTGCGACTCTATCCGCCTGTACCGATGATGGTGCGTGAGGCCGCCTGTCCGGAGCATTTTCGCGAACGGGACGTGAAAAAGGGATCCCAGATCGTCATCAGCCCATGGCATCTGCACCGCCAAGAGCGGTTGTGGAACAACCCTGACGGTTTCGACCCGACACGCTGGCAGACAGAAAATGGCCAGAAATGCAGCAGGGAGGCTTATGTACCGTTTTCCGCGGGGGCACGGGTTTGCACAGGTGCCGGTTTCGCGATGGTGGAGGGGCCGCTTATTCTCTCACGCATCCTGCGAGATTTTCGTGTGACTGCCGATCCTGCGCGAGTGCCCGTACCTGTGGCGCATCTCACTGTCAGGTCGGACAAAGGCATCTGGCTGCGTCTGGAAAGGCGGTAG
- a CDS encoding fructose bisphosphate aldolase yields MNAAQKAQMQSGKGFIAALDQSGGSTPKALSLYGVMPEDYSGDEAMFQAMHDMRARIIMADAFTSERVIGAILFERTMDGEIGGKPVADVLWQDRGVVPFLKIDKGLEDTAQGVQLLKPMPELDALLARAAKAGIFGTKERSVIHEANSDGIEAVVAQQFEVAKTVCAAGLVPIIEPEVNIHSESKAEAETMLAEAVQKHLDKLSADELVMLKVTLPEQVGLYDGVSDHPNMLRVVALSGGYSVDEASARLARNHKMIASFSRALTEGLNVKMSDAEFNTALGGNIDKIYDASVA; encoded by the coding sequence ATGAACGCAGCACAAAAGGCGCAGATGCAAAGTGGCAAAGGCTTTATCGCGGCATTGGATCAATCCGGCGGATCAACGCCCAAGGCGCTGAGCCTCTATGGTGTGATGCCAGAGGACTATAGCGGTGACGAGGCGATGTTCCAGGCAATGCATGACATGCGCGCACGGATCATTATGGCCGATGCGTTTACCTCTGAAAGAGTCATCGGGGCTATCCTGTTCGAGCGTACGATGGACGGGGAAATTGGCGGCAAACCTGTAGCGGATGTGCTTTGGCAGGACCGTGGCGTCGTTCCATTCCTGAAAATCGATAAGGGTTTGGAAGACACCGCACAGGGCGTTCAATTGCTCAAGCCGATGCCGGAATTGGATGCGCTGCTGGCGCGGGCGGCCAAAGCAGGTATTTTCGGAACCAAAGAACGTTCTGTCATCCACGAGGCGAATTCAGACGGCATCGAAGCCGTTGTGGCACAGCAGTTCGAGGTCGCAAAGACCGTTTGCGCGGCGGGTCTGGTGCCGATCATCGAGCCGGAAGTGAATATTCATTCAGAGAGTAAAGCCGAAGCCGAGACCATGTTGGCAGAGGCAGTGCAAAAGCATCTGGATAAACTGTCAGCGGACGAGCTGGTGATGCTCAAAGTGACATTGCCGGAGCAGGTTGGCCTTTATGATGGCGTGTCGGATCATCCAAACATGTTGCGCGTTGTGGCTCTGTCTGGTGGATATTCTGTGGATGAAGCATCCGCGCGACTGGCCCGCAACCACAAGATGATCGCCAGCTTCTCTCGCGCTTTGACCGAAGGGCTGAATGTGAAGATGTCCGACGCGGAGTTCAACACGGCGCTCGGCGGGAACATCGACAAGATTTATGACGCCTCGGTTGCCTGA
- a CDS encoding ribbon-helix-helix domain-containing protein — MSARPVKHSVTLRGHRTSVSLEDEFWIEFRKLAAAQSKPINALVAEIDEDRGLDMGLASAIRLYVLRALRDGLPKNG; from the coding sequence ATGAGCGCGCGTCCGGTCAAACATTCAGTCACTTTGCGCGGGCACCGCACGTCGGTGTCCCTCGAAGACGAATTCTGGATCGAGTTTCGCAAACTCGCGGCTGCGCAATCCAAGCCGATCAACGCTCTTGTTGCAGAAATTGATGAGGATCGGGGGCTGGATATGGGGTTGGCTTCAGCAATCCGGCTTTATGTGCTGCGCGCGTTAAGGGACGGTTTACCTAAGAACGGTTAA
- a CDS encoding DUF4169 family protein, giving the protein MSAPINLNKVKKERNRASRKARADENAVSFGQTKAQKDVLKARAEKISRNLDAHKRET; this is encoded by the coding sequence ATGAGCGCCCCCATTAACCTGAACAAAGTCAAAAAAGAACGAAACCGCGCCTCACGCAAGGCGCGGGCGGATGAGAATGCTGTTAGTTTCGGTCAGACGAAGGCACAGAAAGACGTGCTGAAAGCCCGTGCCGAGAAGATTTCACGCAATCTGGACGCGCACAAACGCGAGACATGA
- the fumC gene encoding class II fumarate hydratase — MADTRTETDSFGPLEVPADKYWGAQTQRSIMNFPIGWERQPVAIIRALGVIKKACAEVNLGFGDLDAELAPAIQQAAQEVIDGKFDDNFPLVVWQTGSGTQSNMNANEVISNRAIEIMGGEMASKSPVHPNDHCNMGQSSNDTFPTAMHVAIGMMARDTLLPGLRKLHDALVDKSEEFKDIIKIGRTHTQDATPLTLGQEFGGYAHQMAKGIARVEACLPDIYELAQGGTAVGTGLNTRKGFAEKVAAEIAAITDLPFVTAPNKFEALAAHDAMVMFSGALKTVAASMFKIANDMRLLGSGPRSGLGELILPENEPGSSIMPGKVNPTQAEALTMVCAHVMGNDAAVGFAGSQGHFELNVYNPMMSYNVLQSMQLLGDAAGSFTDNMVVGTLANEPRIEKLMKESLMLVTALAPTIGYDNATKVAKTAHKNGTTLKEEAIALGFVDAETFDRVVRPEDMIGPK; from the coding sequence ATGGCCGATACACGCACCGAAACCGACAGCTTTGGCCCTTTGGAAGTCCCCGCGGACAAGTATTGGGGTGCGCAGACGCAACGCTCGATCATGAATTTTCCCATCGGATGGGAGCGCCAGCCGGTCGCCATCATCCGTGCGTTGGGTGTGATCAAGAAAGCCTGTGCCGAAGTGAACCTTGGTTTCGGTGATCTGGATGCGGAATTGGCACCAGCGATCCAGCAGGCCGCACAAGAAGTGATTGACGGAAAATTCGACGACAACTTCCCGCTGGTCGTCTGGCAGACTGGATCCGGCACACAGTCGAATATGAACGCAAACGAAGTGATCTCAAACCGCGCGATCGAGATCATGGGTGGCGAGATGGCATCCAAAAGCCCGGTGCACCCCAACGACCACTGCAATATGGGACAGTCTTCGAACGACACGTTTCCCACCGCAATGCATGTAGCCATCGGCATGATGGCCCGTGACACACTGCTGCCCGGTCTGCGCAAGCTGCACGATGCGTTGGTGGACAAATCGGAAGAATTCAAAGACATCATCAAGATTGGCCGCACCCATACGCAGGATGCGACACCTCTGACACTGGGTCAGGAATTTGGCGGCTATGCCCACCAGATGGCCAAAGGCATTGCGCGTGTCGAAGCTTGCCTGCCAGATATCTACGAGCTGGCCCAGGGCGGCACAGCCGTGGGCACCGGTCTGAACACCCGCAAGGGCTTTGCCGAGAAAGTCGCAGCCGAGATTGCAGCAATCACCGACCTGCCCTTTGTCACCGCCCCCAACAAGTTCGAAGCACTGGCCGCCCATGACGCGATGGTCATGTTCTCAGGCGCGCTGAAAACTGTTGCGGCATCCATGTTCAAGATTGCCAACGACATGCGCCTTCTGGGGTCCGGCCCCCGCTCTGGTCTGGGCGAATTGATCCTGCCCGAGAACGAGCCGGGCAGCTCGATCATGCCAGGCAAGGTGAACCCGACGCAGGCCGAAGCGCTGACAATGGTATGTGCCCACGTCATGGGCAATGACGCCGCCGTCGGTTTTGCCGGATCGCAAGGTCACTTTGAGCTGAACGTCTACAACCCGATGATGAGCTACAACGTGTTGCAATCCATGCAACTGCTTGGCGATGCTGCGGGCAGTTTCACCGACAACATGGTCGTCGGCACGCTGGCCAATGAGCCGCGCATCGAAAAGCTGATGAAAGAAAGCCTGATGCTGGTCACAGCATTGGCACCTACAATCGGATACGACAACGCGACAAAGGTCGCGAAGACCGCGCATAAGAACGGTACAACGCTGAAAGAAGAAGCGATTGCACTGGGCTTTGTAGACGCCGAAACCTTCGACCGCGTGGTGCGGCCTGAGGACATGATCGGCCCCAAATAG
- a CDS encoding SspB family protein, giving the protein MSREIDYGNLMHDAMRGLIRRVLLDVADNGLPGNHHFFITFDTSHPDAELADWLSDRYPGEMTVVMQHWYDGLEVTDDGFSITLNFGDAPEPLYIPYDAIRTFVDPSVEFGLRFEQQESDESSSVTLPVKADDDVAPEEKDAPAKDAQIVSLDSFRK; this is encoded by the coding sequence ATGAGCCGCGAGATAGACTATGGAAACCTGATGCATGACGCGATGCGCGGGCTGATCCGTAGGGTACTATTGGATGTTGCGGACAATGGTTTGCCGGGCAATCACCACTTCTTTATCACTTTCGACACATCGCACCCCGACGCCGAGCTGGCCGACTGGCTGTCTGACCGGTATCCCGGTGAAATGACCGTTGTTATGCAGCACTGGTATGATGGGCTGGAAGTGACAGATGACGGCTTTTCCATCACGCTCAACTTCGGTGACGCGCCCGAGCCGCTGTACATCCCCTATGACGCGATCCGCACATTTGTTGATCCGTCGGTCGAATTCGGTCTTCGGTTCGAGCAGCAGGAAAGCGATGAAAGCAGCAGCGTGACCCTGCCCGTCAAAGCCGATGACGACGTCGCACCGGAAGAAAAAGACGCCCCGGCCAAGGATGCACAAATCGTGTCGCTGGATTCCTTTCGCAAATAA
- the chrA gene encoding chromate efflux transporter, whose amino-acid sequence MNAPTWSEMSRVFGRIGLLSFGGPAAQIALMHKELVETRPWLSEAAYLRALSLCMLLPGPEAMQLATYAGWRMRGTAGGLLAGLLFVVPGALIIALLALGYATYGQLPLVQAAFLGIKAAVVIVVLQALRKVASKALVGWLGPFLAGASFVALFVFGVPFPLVILVAGLIGALSRPNLAQLPDPAPARPAHPVGTLVLWGLLWAAPLLALWVLDAQFLLALGLFFSKLAVVTFGGAYAVLTYMTQTVVQQYGWITTDQMIDALGLAETTPGPLILVTEFVALLAGFAQSGLTGALAAGLLALWVTFTPCFLWIFLAGPYLERISAQPQLAGALRAITAAAVGVIANLSVWFAMHVLFRTVTPQFFAAMPWPDFNSFDPLAGALSLLAAALMLWFKLGFVTSMLILAAVALTLAAV is encoded by the coding sequence ATGAACGCGCCGACGTGGTCAGAAATGAGCCGTGTTTTCGGCCGGATCGGGTTGTTGTCTTTCGGAGGACCGGCAGCACAAATCGCTCTTATGCACAAAGAGTTGGTCGAGACACGACCATGGCTATCAGAAGCCGCGTACCTGCGCGCACTGTCGCTTTGCATGCTGCTGCCCGGTCCCGAAGCCATGCAACTGGCAACCTATGCCGGATGGCGGATGCGCGGCACGGCGGGCGGACTGCTAGCAGGGCTTTTGTTTGTAGTGCCCGGCGCGCTGATCATCGCGCTTTTGGCACTTGGATATGCGACCTACGGCCAACTGCCCTTGGTGCAGGCCGCCTTTTTGGGGATCAAAGCCGCAGTAGTCATCGTCGTCCTGCAGGCCTTGCGAAAAGTGGCATCGAAGGCGCTGGTGGGATGGCTGGGGCCCTTTTTGGCGGGCGCCTCTTTTGTTGCCCTGTTCGTCTTTGGTGTTCCCTTCCCACTGGTGATCCTTGTGGCAGGGCTCATCGGCGCGCTGTCCCGTCCAAATCTCGCGCAACTGCCGGACCCTGCGCCAGCCCGTCCTGCACATCCCGTAGGTACACTGGTGCTCTGGGGTTTGCTTTGGGCAGCACCCTTGCTGGCGCTTTGGGTGTTGGACGCGCAGTTCCTCCTTGCTCTTGGTCTTTTCTTCTCAAAGCTCGCAGTTGTGACCTTTGGCGGGGCCTATGCTGTTCTCACGTATATGACGCAGACAGTTGTGCAGCAGTACGGCTGGATCACGACCGACCAGATGATCGACGCGCTTGGACTGGCTGAAACCACGCCTGGGCCGCTGATCCTTGTGACGGAATTTGTGGCACTGCTGGCGGGGTTTGCCCAGTCAGGTCTGACCGGTGCGCTGGCTGCCGGTCTGCTGGCCCTGTGGGTGACGTTCACGCCCTGTTTTTTGTGGATTTTCCTCGCCGGCCCATATCTGGAGCGGATTTCGGCCCAACCGCAGCTTGCAGGCGCGCTACGTGCAATCACGGCGGCAGCGGTGGGTGTTATTGCGAACCTGTCTGTCTGGTTTGCGATGCATGTCCTGTTTAGGACCGTGACACCGCAGTTTTTTGCCGCAATGCCATGGCCAGACTTCAACAGTTTCGACCCGTTGGCGGGTGCACTCAGCCTTCTGGCCGCCGCATTGATGCTGTGGTTCAAGCTTGGTTTTGTCACCTCAATGCTTATCCTTGCAGCAGTTGCCCTTACGCTTGCAGCTGTTTGA
- a CDS encoding chromate resistance protein ChrB domain-containing protein, giving the protein MAAPNEITVPQLLRLIGLPDAPAIVDISIDPDFAEDPFLIPGAFRHPHTDPEGLIKRLNGQRCVIICQKGIKLSQGFAALLRAQGVQAEYLSGGNYGWREKPDAPRIPCAKLPEKPLWVTRHRPKIDRIACPWLIRRFVDPSATFLFVSPAEVLGVADRFEATPFDIEDTFWSHRGENCTFDTMLDEFGLHTGPLDRLATVVRAADTNAHALAPEAAGLLALSVGLSRQYKDDLAQIEAGMALYDALYRWARDGVGEGHDWPGGRA; this is encoded by the coding sequence ATGGCTGCCCCCAACGAAATCACAGTTCCACAACTTTTGCGCCTGATCGGCTTGCCCGATGCGCCTGCTATCGTCGATATCTCTATCGATCCCGATTTTGCCGAAGACCCGTTTTTGATCCCCGGAGCCTTCCGGCATCCGCACACTGACCCCGAGGGGCTGATAAAACGCCTGAACGGGCAACGGTGCGTGATAATCTGTCAGAAGGGCATCAAACTGTCGCAAGGATTTGCCGCACTCCTGCGCGCGCAAGGTGTGCAGGCCGAATATTTGTCAGGAGGCAACTACGGCTGGCGCGAAAAGCCTGACGCCCCCCGCATCCCTTGCGCCAAGCTGCCGGAAAAACCCCTGTGGGTTACACGCCACCGTCCCAAAATCGACCGTATCGCTTGTCCTTGGCTCATCCGTCGCTTTGTCGATCCATCGGCAACGTTTCTCTTTGTGTCCCCTGCAGAAGTCCTTGGCGTTGCAGACCGCTTTGAGGCAACCCCCTTTGATATAGAAGATACGTTCTGGTCCCACCGTGGGGAAAATTGCACTTTTGATACGATGCTGGACGAATTTGGTTTGCACACAGGCCCGCTGGATCGCTTGGCCACAGTGGTACGTGCCGCCGATACCAACGCGCATGCGCTTGCCCCCGAGGCCGCAGGTCTGCTCGCCCTTTCTGTAGGGCTGTCACGACAATACAAGGACGATCTGGCGCAGATTGAGGCCGGCATGGCGCTCTATGATGCGCTGTACAGATGGGCGCGCGATGGCGTCGGCGAAGGGCATGACTGGCCTGGAGGACGCGCATGA